From a region of the Mycobacterium sp. SMC-8 genome:
- the hsaB gene encoding 3-hydroxy-9,10-secoandrosta-1,3,5(10)-triene-9,17-dione monooxygenase reductase subunit yields the protein MSEPAIDPRTFRNVLGQFCTGITVITTVHEDQPVGFACQSFAALSLDPPLVLFCPTKLSRSWAAIEASGRFCVNVLHEDQQHVSARFGSREPDKFAGMDWTPSELGSPVITGNLAHIDCTVHSVHDGGDHFVVFGAVHSLSDIPTKKPRPLLFYQGQYTGIEPEKNTPADWRNDLEAFLTATTDDTWL from the coding sequence GTGTCCGAGCCTGCGATCGACCCCCGCACCTTCCGTAATGTGCTCGGCCAGTTCTGCACGGGTATCACGGTGATCACGACGGTGCACGAGGACCAGCCCGTTGGTTTCGCCTGCCAGTCGTTCGCGGCGCTGTCGCTGGATCCGCCGCTGGTGCTGTTCTGCCCGACGAAACTCTCGCGTTCGTGGGCGGCGATCGAGGCCAGCGGCCGGTTCTGCGTCAACGTCCTGCACGAGGACCAGCAGCACGTGTCGGCCCGTTTCGGGTCCCGGGAGCCGGACAAGTTCGCCGGCATGGACTGGACGCCGTCCGAGCTCGGCTCGCCGGTCATCACCGGCAATCTTGCCCACATCGACTGCACAGTGCACTCGGTGCACGACGGCGGTGACCATTTCGTGGTGTTCGGCGCCGTGCACTCACTGTCGGACATCCCGACCAAGAAGCCGCGGCCGCTGCTCTTCTACCAGGGGCAGTACACCGGTATCGAGCCCGAGAAGAACACCCCGGCCGACTGGCGCAACGACCTTGAAGCGTTCCTGACCGCCACCACCGACGACACCTGGCTCTAG
- the hsaC gene encoding iron-dependent extradiol dioxygenase HsaC — translation MSIRSLGYLRIESTDVAAWREYGLKVLGMVEGSGSTEGALYLRMDEFPARLVIVPGEHDRLLVSGWETANAAQLQDIRKRLEIEGTPYKEATAAELAERRVDEMITFDDPSGNTLEVFHGVALEHRRVVSPYGHNFVTEEQGLGHVVLTTRDDAETLRFYRDVLGFYLRDSMKLPPQLVGRPADGAPAWLRFLGVNPRHHSLAFMPGETPSGIVHLMVEVENSDDVGLCLDRALRRKVKMSATLGRHVNDKMLSFYMKTPGGFDIEFGCEGLEVDDSNWVARESTAVSLWGHDFSVGFKD, via the coding sequence ATGAGCATCCGTTCCCTGGGCTACCTGCGCATTGAGTCCACCGATGTCGCTGCTTGGCGCGAGTACGGCCTCAAGGTGCTCGGCATGGTGGAGGGTTCCGGGAGCACCGAGGGTGCCCTGTACCTGCGCATGGACGAGTTTCCGGCGCGTCTGGTGATCGTGCCCGGTGAGCACGACCGGCTGCTGGTCTCCGGCTGGGAAACGGCGAACGCCGCGCAGCTGCAGGACATCCGGAAGAGGCTGGAGATCGAGGGCACTCCGTACAAGGAGGCCACGGCCGCCGAGCTGGCCGAGCGGCGAGTCGACGAGATGATCACCTTCGACGACCCGTCGGGCAACACCCTGGAGGTGTTCCACGGGGTCGCGCTGGAGCACCGTCGGGTGGTCAGCCCGTACGGCCACAACTTCGTCACCGAAGAGCAGGGACTCGGCCATGTCGTGCTGACCACCCGGGACGACGCCGAGACGCTGCGCTTCTACCGCGACGTGTTGGGCTTCTACTTGCGCGACTCGATGAAACTCCCGCCGCAACTGGTGGGCCGGCCCGCAGACGGAGCGCCTGCGTGGCTGCGCTTCCTCGGGGTGAATCCACGTCACCACAGCCTGGCGTTCATGCCGGGTGAAACGCCCAGTGGCATCGTGCATCTGATGGTCGAGGTGGAGAACTCCGACGACGTCGGCCTGTGCCTGGACCGCGCCCTGCGGCGCAAGGTGAAGATGTCGGCCACCCTGGGGCGTCACGTCAACGACAAGATGCTGTCCTTCTACATGAAGACCCCCGGCGGGTTCGACATCGAATTCGGTTGTGAAGGGCTCGAAGTCGACGACAGCAACTGGGTCGCTCGGGAGAGCACCGCCGTCTCGCTGTGGGGCCACGACTTCAGCGTGGGTTTCAAGGACTAG
- the hsaD gene encoding 4,5:9,10-diseco-3-hydroxy-5,9,17-trioxoandrosta-1(10),2-diene-4-oate hydrolase: MTSFAAEAAQQQEITFESTSRYAQVREDMRLHYHEAGAVHRETAGTVVLLHGGGPGASSWSNFSKNIPVLAQHFHVLAVDQPGYGHSDKHTEHEQYNRYSATALLNLFDHLGIERAALVGNSLGGGTAVRFALDNPKRAGRLVLMGPGGLSVNLFAPDPTEGVKLLGKFAAEPTRENIEKFLRIMVWDQSLITPELVEERFRIASTPESLAATKAMGKSFAGADFELGMMWRDVYKLRQRVLLIWGREDRVNPLDGALVALKQIPRVQLHVFGQCGHWAQLEKFDEFNKLTIDFLNGGAKEAKS, translated from the coding sequence ATGACGTCATTCGCCGCGGAAGCTGCTCAGCAGCAGGAGATCACGTTCGAGTCGACCTCGCGCTACGCACAGGTCCGTGAGGACATGCGCCTGCATTACCACGAGGCCGGCGCCGTGCACCGCGAGACGGCAGGCACGGTCGTGCTGTTGCACGGCGGGGGTCCGGGTGCGTCGAGCTGGTCGAACTTCTCGAAGAACATCCCGGTGCTCGCCCAGCACTTTCACGTGCTGGCCGTCGACCAGCCCGGCTACGGGCACTCCGACAAGCACACCGAGCACGAGCAGTACAACCGTTACAGCGCGACCGCGCTGCTGAACCTGTTCGACCATCTCGGTATCGAACGCGCTGCGCTGGTGGGTAATTCGCTCGGCGGTGGCACCGCTGTGCGGTTCGCGCTGGACAACCCCAAGCGGGCCGGCCGGCTGGTGCTGATGGGTCCCGGGGGCCTGAGTGTCAACCTGTTCGCGCCGGACCCGACCGAAGGCGTGAAGCTGCTCGGCAAGTTCGCCGCCGAACCGACGCGGGAGAACATCGAGAAGTTCCTGCGCATCATGGTCTGGGACCAGAGCCTGATCACCCCCGAACTGGTCGAGGAGCGGTTCCGGATCGCGAGCACGCCGGAATCGCTGGCCGCGACCAAGGCGATGGGAAAGTCGTTCGCCGGGGCTGATTTCGAGTTGGGCATGATGTGGCGCGACGTGTACAAGCTGCGTCAACGGGTGCTGCTGATCTGGGGTCGCGAGGACCGGGTCAACCCGCTCGATGGCGCTCTGGTGGCGCTCAAGCAGATTCCGCGGGTGCAACTGCACGTGTTCGGCCAGTGCGGCCACTGGGCGCAACTGGAGAAGTTCGACGAGTTCAACAAGCTGACCATCGACTTTCTCAACGGCGGAGCCAAGGAGGCAAAGTCATGA
- the hsaA gene encoding 3-hydroxy-9,10-secoandrosta-1,3,5(10)-triene-9,17-dione monooxygenase oxygenase subunit, with product MTSIEQRDAQSVLAGIDDLLPRIAKRSQAAEELRRLPDETVTELDEVGFFKLLQPEQWGGLQCDPTIFYEAVRRIASACGSTGWVSSIIGVHNWHLALFDQQAQEDVWGSDPTVRVSSSYAPMGAGTVVDGGYLVSGAWQWSSGCDHATWAFLGGPVIKDGKPVDFGSFLIPRTDYRIDDVWNVVGLKATGSNTVVVKDVFVPRHRFLSYKAMNDGTAGGYRTNTAPVYKMPWGTMHPTTISAPIMGMAYGAYEAHVEHQGKRVRAAFAGEKSKDDPFAKIRIAEAASDIDAGWRQLIGNVRDEYRLLQAGEEIPFSLRAAARRDQVRATARAIASIDLLFEASGATALQLDQPVQRFWRDAHAGRVHAANEPERAYLIFGNDAFGLPPQDTMV from the coding sequence GTGACGTCCATTGAACAGCGCGACGCGCAGTCGGTTCTCGCCGGTATCGACGACCTGCTGCCGCGGATCGCCAAGCGTTCCCAAGCCGCTGAAGAGTTGCGCCGACTGCCCGACGAGACCGTGACCGAGCTCGATGAGGTCGGTTTTTTCAAGCTGCTCCAGCCCGAGCAGTGGGGCGGCCTGCAGTGTGATCCCACGATCTTCTACGAGGCCGTCCGACGTATCGCGAGCGCGTGCGGATCCACCGGCTGGGTGTCGTCGATCATCGGGGTGCACAACTGGCATCTGGCGTTGTTCGACCAGCAGGCCCAGGAAGACGTGTGGGGAAGTGATCCGACGGTGCGTGTGTCGTCGTCGTACGCGCCGATGGGTGCGGGCACCGTCGTCGACGGCGGCTACCTGGTCAGCGGGGCCTGGCAGTGGTCATCGGGTTGTGACCATGCCACCTGGGCATTCCTCGGCGGACCGGTGATCAAGGACGGCAAGCCGGTCGACTTCGGCAGCTTCCTGATCCCGCGCACCGACTACCGCATCGACGACGTCTGGAACGTTGTCGGCCTGAAGGCCACCGGTAGCAACACCGTGGTGGTCAAGGACGTCTTCGTCCCGCGCCACCGGTTCCTGTCGTACAAGGCGATGAACGACGGCACCGCGGGCGGCTACCGGACGAACACGGCGCCGGTGTACAAGATGCCTTGGGGCACAATGCATCCCACGACTATCAGCGCCCCGATCATGGGAATGGCCTACGGCGCCTACGAAGCCCACGTCGAGCACCAGGGCAAGCGTGTCCGCGCGGCGTTCGCCGGGGAGAAGTCCAAGGACGACCCGTTCGCGAAGATCCGCATCGCCGAGGCCGCCAGCGACATCGACGCCGGCTGGCGTCAGCTGATCGGCAACGTCCGCGACGAGTATCGGCTACTCCAGGCCGGCGAGGAGATCCCGTTCTCGTTACGTGCGGCGGCCCGGCGCGACCAGGTCCGTGCCACCGCACGTGCGATCGCGTCGATCGACCTGCTGTTCGAGGCCTCCGGTGCCACCGCGCTGCAGCTCGATCAGCCCGTGCAGCGGTTCTGGCGTGACGCCCACGCCGGCCGGGTGCACGCGGCCAACGAGCCCGAGCGCGCGTACCTGATCTTCGGCAACGACGCGTTCGGCCTGCCGCCGCAGGACACGATGGTGTGA
- a CDS encoding ferredoxin--NADP reductase — MTDVAADEPLGAHVLELEIADVIDETPDARSLVFKSPADAPVAPEKLRYSPGQFLTLRVPSDRTGSVARCYSLCSSPFTGDPLTVTVKRTANGYASNWLCDNAHAGMKIHVLAPSGTFVPKNLDTDFLLLAAGSGITPMLAILKSALSEGSGKVTLVYANRDEQSVIFAEALRDLAGKYPDRLTAIHWLESVQGLPSVSALAELFAPYTSREAFICGPGPFMAAAEEALTTAGLPAERIHIEVFKSLESDPFAAVKLEPDDSDEGPATAVVTLDGQTHEVSWPRRAKLLDVLLDKGLDAPFSCREGHCGACAVVKKSGDTEMEVNDVLEQQDLDEGLILACQAHPRSDSVEVTYDE, encoded by the coding sequence GTGACGGACGTAGCCGCCGACGAACCGCTGGGCGCGCATGTGCTCGAGCTGGAGATCGCCGACGTCATCGACGAGACGCCGGACGCGCGCTCGCTGGTGTTCAAATCCCCCGCCGACGCTCCCGTTGCGCCGGAGAAACTCCGGTATTCGCCGGGGCAGTTCCTCACCCTGCGGGTGCCCAGTGACCGCACCGGGTCGGTGGCCCGCTGCTACTCGCTGTGCAGCTCACCGTTCACCGGCGACCCGTTGACCGTCACGGTCAAACGCACCGCCAACGGGTACGCGTCGAACTGGTTGTGCGACAACGCCCATGCCGGAATGAAGATCCACGTGCTGGCCCCGTCGGGCACTTTCGTGCCGAAGAATTTGGACACCGACTTTCTGCTCCTCGCGGCCGGTAGCGGCATCACCCCGATGCTGGCGATCCTGAAATCGGCCCTGTCCGAGGGCAGCGGCAAGGTCACGCTGGTCTATGCCAATCGCGACGAGCAGTCCGTGATCTTCGCCGAGGCACTGCGTGATCTGGCGGGCAAGTACCCGGACCGGCTGACCGCGATCCACTGGCTGGAGTCGGTCCAGGGTCTTCCGAGCGTGTCCGCCCTGGCTGAGCTGTTCGCCCCCTACACCTCCCGCGAGGCGTTCATCTGCGGCCCCGGTCCATTCATGGCCGCCGCCGAGGAGGCCCTGACGACGGCGGGCCTGCCCGCCGAGCGCATCCACATCGAGGTGTTCAAGTCGCTGGAATCCGACCCGTTCGCGGCGGTGAAACTCGAACCCGACGACAGCGACGAGGGGCCCGCGACGGCGGTCGTGACGCTGGACGGACAAACCCACGAGGTGTCCTGGCCGCGCCGGGCAAAACTGCTCGACGTGCTGCTGGACAAGGGCCTCGACGCGCCGTTCTCCTGCCGCGAAGGGCACTGCGGCGCCTGCGCGGTGGTGAAGAAGTCCGGCGACACCGAGATGGAGGTCAATGACGTCCTGGAACAGCAGGACCTCGACGAGGGCCTGATCCTGGCCTGCCAGGCGCATCCGCGCTCGGATTCGGTCGAAGTCACCTATGACGAGTAG
- a CDS encoding acyl-CoA dehydrogenase has translation MSASTSAPTTDDQSAARELVRTWAAASRAIEAARDVEQGNSDAWRSPYGGLAELGIFGVALPEEHGGADGTVSDLAAMLDEAAAALVPGPVVTTALATLVLSGSHAGLLEALAGGERTAGLTLTADLDFADGLVSGTAPYVLGAEPAGVLLLPAGDTWLLVDGTSEGVTVESLDATDFSRPLARVVLDGAAAETLEVPAQRVVDLVATLLAAEAAGLARWLLNTATEYAKVREQFGKPIGSFQAIKHMCAEMLLRSEQVSVAAADAARAAGEPDADQLSIAAALAASVAIDAAKANAKDCIQVLGGIGITWEHDAHLYLRRAYGIAQFLGGRSRWLRRVAALTQQGVRRELHIDLESVADLRPEIASAVAEIAAAPENERQVAFAETGLLAPHWPRPHGRAAGPAEQLLIDQELAAAGVTRPDLVIGWWAVPTILEHGSPEQVEQFVPPTLRGELAWCQLFSEPGAGSDLAALRTKAVRAEGGWKLTGQKVWTSAAQKAHWGVCLARTDADAPKHKGITYFLVDMKSPGIVIRPLREITGDELFNEVFFDDVFVPDEMVVGQVNDGWRLARTTLANERVAMAQGTALGNPMEELLRVVAELEVDGAQQDQLGQLIVTAQVGSLLDQRIAQLAVEGQDPGAQASARKLIGVRYRQTLAEFRMDLSEGAGAVVNPQVHDFLNTRCLTIAGGTEQILLTMAGERLLGLPR, from the coding sequence GTGTCGGCTTCAACGTCCGCTCCCACCACCGACGACCAGTCCGCCGCACGGGAACTGGTCCGGACCTGGGCCGCAGCGTCACGCGCCATCGAGGCCGCGCGTGATGTAGAGCAGGGCAACAGCGACGCGTGGCGTTCACCATACGGCGGTCTGGCCGAACTAGGGATCTTCGGCGTCGCACTCCCCGAGGAACACGGCGGGGCCGACGGCACGGTGTCGGATCTGGCCGCGATGCTCGACGAGGCGGCCGCGGCGCTGGTGCCGGGACCGGTGGTCACCACCGCGCTGGCCACGTTGGTGCTCTCGGGTTCGCACGCCGGCCTGCTGGAGGCGCTGGCCGGCGGTGAGCGCACGGCGGGCCTCACGCTGACCGCCGACCTGGACTTCGCCGACGGCCTGGTGTCGGGCACCGCGCCGTATGTGCTCGGCGCGGAGCCGGCGGGAGTGCTGCTGCTACCCGCCGGTGACACCTGGCTGCTGGTCGACGGCACCTCCGAGGGGGTGACGGTCGAATCGCTTGACGCCACCGACTTCTCCCGTCCGCTGGCCCGCGTCGTCCTCGACGGTGCGGCGGCCGAGACACTGGAAGTGCCCGCGCAGCGGGTCGTCGACCTGGTCGCGACGCTGCTGGCCGCCGAGGCGGCCGGTCTGGCTCGTTGGCTGCTGAACACCGCCACCGAATACGCGAAGGTGCGGGAGCAGTTCGGCAAGCCGATCGGGAGTTTCCAGGCGATCAAGCACATGTGCGCCGAGATGCTGTTGCGGTCCGAGCAGGTCTCCGTCGCCGCCGCCGACGCCGCCCGCGCGGCCGGCGAACCGGACGCCGATCAGCTGTCAATCGCTGCGGCGCTGGCGGCGTCGGTCGCGATCGACGCCGCCAAGGCCAACGCCAAGGACTGCATCCAGGTGCTCGGCGGCATCGGCATCACCTGGGAACACGATGCGCATTTGTACCTGCGGCGGGCCTACGGCATCGCACAGTTCCTGGGCGGACGGTCGCGCTGGCTGCGGCGGGTGGCGGCCCTGACGCAGCAGGGTGTGCGCAGGGAACTGCACATCGACTTGGAGTCGGTCGCAGATCTGCGTCCCGAAATCGCCTCCGCGGTGGCCGAAATCGCCGCCGCGCCGGAGAACGAGCGTCAGGTCGCGTTCGCCGAGACCGGGCTGCTGGCGCCGCACTGGCCGCGTCCCCACGGCCGCGCCGCCGGACCCGCCGAGCAGTTGCTGATCGACCAGGAGTTGGCCGCGGCAGGGGTGACGCGTCCCGATCTGGTGATCGGCTGGTGGGCGGTGCCGACCATCTTGGAGCACGGCAGCCCGGAACAGGTCGAACAGTTCGTTCCGCCGACCCTGCGCGGCGAGCTGGCCTGGTGCCAGCTGTTCAGCGAGCCCGGCGCCGGTTCGGACCTGGCGGCACTGCGCACCAAAGCCGTTCGCGCCGAAGGAGGTTGGAAGCTCACCGGGCAGAAGGTGTGGACCTCGGCGGCGCAGAAGGCGCATTGGGGTGTGTGCCTGGCAAGGACGGACGCCGACGCACCGAAGCACAAGGGCATCACGTACTTCCTCGTCGACATGAAGAGCCCGGGCATCGTGATCCGCCCGCTGCGCGAGATCACCGGCGACGAGCTGTTCAACGAGGTGTTCTTCGACGACGTGTTCGTTCCCGACGAGATGGTGGTCGGTCAAGTCAACGACGGATGGCGGCTGGCCCGCACGACGCTGGCCAACGAGCGCGTCGCGATGGCGCAGGGCACCGCCCTGGGCAACCCGATGGAGGAACTGCTGCGCGTGGTGGCCGAGCTCGAAGTCGATGGGGCGCAACAGGACCAGCTCGGTCAGCTGATCGTCACTGCGCAGGTCGGCTCGCTGCTGGACCAGCGGATCGCTCAGCTCGCGGTCGAGGGTCAGGACCCGGGCGCACAGGCCAGCGCGCGCAAGCTCATCGGCGTGCGGTACCGCCAGACGCTGGCCGAGTTCCGGATGGATCTGTCTGAGGGCGCCGGCGCGGTGGTCAACCCGCAGGTGCACGACTTCCTCAACACCCGCTGCCTGACGATCGCCGGCGGCACTGAGCAGATCCTGCTGACCATGGCGGGAGAGAGGCTGCTCGGCCTGCCCCGCTGA